Part of the Moorella sp. E308F genome, AGGAAAGCCCGCGCACATCAACTTCCACCATAAAAACATCTCCTCCTTTTATTCTGAAGTTACCTCGTGCAAATACCGCTCCAGCTGCAGAGATTTTCCCTGAAAACGACTGGCAACTGGTCGATGATTTCAGCAACACTGGTGGCAGGCGTCGGGTTTGCCCTCTGGCCTGCTACCCGGTTGGCTTTTGCGCTGATGCTGGCCGCCTGGTCCGGATCCAGTTCAGCATAAGCAAAAGCAGTGACCATACCGGTGATGGTATCGCCCGTGCCGCCTATGCACTCCATTTGGGGGATATCCGGCTCTTTAATCTCATCAACGATAACCCCATCTTTTACTATATAATCGACAGCTCCTTTAACCAGGAGGCATTTGGCCGCACCCCCGTTAGCATAAGCGTGTTTAATTAGTTCTGGTACGCGGGCGAAGGCATCCTCGAACAGATGGCGGCTGATATAAGCCGGGTGAACGGCTTCCGGGTCGGCCAGGAAAGCAATTTCACTGGGGTCCGGGGTGAAAATATCAAAGTGGGGCGCTACACCTGCCGCCTTTGCCGCATACATGGAGCCGGCATCGGCAATTAGCACCGGCCGGGGGCGGCATTTTTCTACTGCGGTATAGAGCTTTTGCATTAACGTAACGATGGGTAGACAATAATGGAGAGCTAAAACCCTGGGCGCCAGCTCCTCTATATGTTCTATTAGATACTGATAAATCAACCTGCTTCCTTTTCCTGTGCCAATATCGCCTGCCAGCAATACCCGGGGCGGTTCCAGCCCGAGGTGACAGGTAGTGGCCAGAGCCGCACTTACCATGGCCATTGTCCCCTGGGTACAGGGCAAATAATGGCCGTCGACCCGAAGTTTTTCTCCTTCCTTTTCCACCCGGCCAAGGATCAGGGGCATGTCTGTTACTGGGACGGTCCCGGCAATAAGCATCAATTGAGCGCTACCCCTTTCCAAATTTCTAAAGCCTTTTCCAGGGCGCGGTCGAGCATCAGGGCGCACAGGGTACGGCCTTCGTCCTTGGGCCGGGGGGCTGCAGCCAGGTGGGTGCCCACCAGCCTGGTATAAAGATAGGGGATATCGGGACACCCTCCACCGGAAATATTAACTATCACACCTGTCTTTATATCAAAAACAAGTTTCATATTACCTAACTTTATCATAATGTGCTCGGCAAACCGGGTTACTTTTTCTACCTGTAGGGGTTCCATCTCGCCCTTGAAGGGATAAATACCCATGAAGGACACCCTGCCGGTAAGGGTCCTGGCTACTGCCGTTTGCTCGACCAGGTCGATTTCCAGGGCCAGGTCGCAGCCTTTGCGCATATCGGGCGGGGGCGCTACCAGTTTGCAGTCGAAGCCGGCTTTTTTCAACACCTTTTCGGCTTTCATAGCTTCCTCCACCGTAGTGAAAATCACCAAACCCCTGGCGTCAGCAGTTCCGGCCCGGGCCTCTAAGCTTTTTTTCAGCCAGCTTAAAACCATTTGGCATTCCCCCGCTTATTACGTTAATCTAGACTCTCCCGCATAAAGAACCCGACGCCGGCGGCGAAAACCAGACCTATTATTACAGCTGTGGGCCCGAAGGGGCCGGGGCCCTGGGGGCTAGAGGCAATTTGGAAATTGTGGGCAAAGGCAGCCCCTGCCAGCATGCCCATTATAACCACTCCCGCGTCGGTGTCACCTTCACCGGCGAGAACTGTTTGCCGTAATGGACAGCCGCCCAGCAAGGTAGCGGTAAGTCCGGCCAGGGCCATTCCTAAAAAATTCCATAATTGATTTGTATGGGCCACGGGCTGGCCCGCAAAACCTATGTTAATTTTACCAAGGATGGCGTTAACTACAAGAGCCCCCGCAAAAAAGGCCGCGATGCCACTGAAGAGGTAGGTATCCTTTACCAGGAAAAGATCGCGCCAGCCGCCGACAAAACACATCCTGGTTCTCTGGGCTAAAAAACCGATAATTAAACCTGCCGCCAGGGATACTCCCAACAGGGCATGGGCAGCGCCGGGGCCTTCCTTGCTGAAGAAAATAAATGAGGGTTTGGCAATAGCAAGAAGGAGCAACCCCAGCATAAAGAGCGGCATCAACCAGCCGGCCGCTGTATAGGTAGATTGCCAGCGGCCCAAGTTGAAACCTTTCTTAAGAAAATAAATGCCCACCAGGGCGCCTGCCACTACCCCCGCCAAGCCGGCGACAGCGTTCAAGTCACCGCCGGCAAGGCGCAATACAGCCCTTACCGGGCATCCTAAAAACACCAGGGCACCTATCATGAAAAAGGCGCCCAAAAAGAACCGCACCAGGGGTGCTGAGCCACCGCGGGCCCGGAATTCACCGAAAACAATGGCGGACAGGAAGGCCCCTAAAGCGATCCCCATAATTTCCGGCCGCAAATACTGGACTATCGCTGCCCGGTGCAGACCCAGGGCGCCGGCAATGTCCCGGTAGAAACAGGCGATACAAATGCCCATATTGGCGGGATTGCCAAGGTAGCTCATAAAGGCTGCCAGGGCACCGCCAACAAACCCTGCCATAATCATGAAGTTTTTTGGTGAAAAAACCCTATTCATTTATTTAAAACACCTCCGGTTATAAAATTAATAGGGATAAATATAAAATGATTAAAGGATTTGCCACCCCCCCTTGCCTCCTTTTATTCGATCGGTATATTGGTCACTTGTCTATAACCATTTCTATCCGCCGGAAGGATATTCCTTCATATTTTATATGACTTTTTGTTATACCTATGAAACAAAACAGAGCTCTAAAAATAAAAAATGGTTCAGAGACCTTTTAAACAAACTCTAAAAGGGTCTCTGAACCGTACAAAAAATCCTGCTGGTAGTTTAGCGATTACTCATACCTCGCCTTGAACCCAGATGCCAGGTAATAATCAAGACCCTCGTCAATCTCTATTTCCGTTAACCCGGCAGCTACCAGCATACCCATCATTTCGTTGCCCGGCGGGATCTGGTCCCCGGCTATAACGCCCCCCAGGGATCTATGCAAATTATTTATGGTTTCCCTTGCTTTCGTATGGCAGATAACCACCCGCCCGCCTGGTTTCAACACCCGGGCCATCTCTTTTAAGGCCTTAAGTTTATGGGGAAAATGGGGGAAAGCCGAGTTGCAGATAACCTCGTCGAAAGTAGCATCCGGATAGGGTATGGAAACAACGTCGGCGCAAATGAACTCCACATTAGCGGGGAACCCTTTACTTTGCGCCCGTTCCAGCATGGCCTCGGCTATATCCAGGGCCACTATCCGGCCAGCAGGGCCTACGGCAGCCAGTAAATAGGGAATTAATATCCCTGTGCCGCAACCCACATCTAACACCGTGCTGCCGGGAGCAATGTTCAATCCTTTAATAATTGTTTCCAGCTTGGCTTTTTCTTCCGGCGCACACAGGCTGTCCCAAATATCAGCCTTGCTGTTAAAATACTCGCGGTGGGTAAGCATATAACTCCCTCCTGCGCTCGCATATTGTTTTAACCCGCAATCACTCATTTTCTTGCCACTGTTTTACCTTGCGTTTCGGGGAGAAAATTGTTGCCAGGACAAAAATAACCGCCGAAGTAAGGACTATCGCCGCCCCGCTGGGAACATCCAGGATATATGAAACACCAAGCCCGGCCCAGCAGGAAAGGACACCAAAAAGCGCCGCCAGGAAGAACATGCGTTTCAAGCTATAGGTGAGTTGGTAAGCAGCGGCTGCCGGATTTAAAATCAGATTAAAAATTAACAGCCCGCCAATGCTGCGCAGGGAAGCGGTTACCGTTGCTCCGGTAAGAAAAAGGATACTGTAAAAGATGGCGTCGGCAGGTATGCCTACCGCCCGGGCCATTTCCCGGTGAAAGATAACCGCCTGGATCTCTTTAAAAAACATGACAACCAGCCCGGTAACTATGATCGTCACCACGGCCAGTAGCCAGAGATCCGCTGTCGTGACCGTCAGGATACTGCCCCATAGGAGTTCTAAGGCCTGGGTTTTGGGACCGGGCAATAGGCCCATAAAAAGGAAAGCCAGACCCATAGTTATGGAAAATATGATGCCGATGGGCGTATCGAGGTTAAATTCGCCCCGGTCGGCCAGGGGCCCGATGACAGCCGCCCCTATCAGGCTGAAGAGTATGGCTCCCAGCAATGGTTCAAAGCCCAGCCAGGTAGCAAAGAGGGCCCCGGCAAAGGCGGCATGGGAAAGGGAAACCCCAATAAAAGAAAGGTGCATAGTAACGACAAAAACGCCGATTAAGGAGCAGGCTACGCCGGCCAGCAGGCCGGCCAGCAAGGCCTCCTGCATAAACTTGTAGCTTAAAATACACATTTCCTGCTTCTTCCTAAAATTAATTTGAAACACCCAGGCCGGCAGGCGGCACTACGAGAGGATGAAAATGGCAGTTGCTATTTTCAAGCAAGTTAAAATAGCTGCTCCAGCACCCTGTCCTGGAGAAGCTCTTCCGGGTTTCCTGTTTTCCAAATACGCCCTTTTTTCATGAGCACCAGGCGGTCGCACAATTCAGTCAACCCTGTCAGGGAATGGGTAACCATTAAAGTAGTTAAGTTGCGTTCCTTATGAATACGTTGTACCAGCTGTAATATCTGCTGCTGCGCCCGCCGGTCCAGGGAAGCGGTGGGTTCATCCAGCAGGAGAATTGACGGTTCCTGGGCCAGGGCGCGGGCGATGGCTACCCGCTGTTGTTCGCCGCCGGAAAGATGGCCGATGGGACGCCCGGCCAAAGCCGTCATACCTACCAGCTCCAGCATGCGGTCTACTACCTGCCAATCGCCGGGTCCCGGCCGGCGGAAAAAGCCCAGCCGTCCGTAACGCCCCATCATGACTACTTCCCTGGCCGTTACCGGCATCCGGGGATCGATGGCCGGCAACTGGGGGACGTAGCCGATTTTACTGCGCAGGGCCGCCGGGCAGCCACGAGCCAGGTTATGGCCCAGCACCCACACTTCTCCCTGGAGCAAATGTCCCAGGCCATTGACCAGAGTTAGCAGTGTCGTTTTCCCGGCCCCATTGGGACCAATGATCCCTATTAGTTCCCCTGCTTTAACTTCTAGCGACACGCCACGCAGCGCTACATCTTCACGATAGGACACCACGGCATTTTTAATTTTAATAACTACTGGTACCATTGCTTTTCTTCCCTATTTGGGGAGGGCCGCCAGCAGCAATTCGACGTTTTTTTGTAAAGCCTGGTCCCATTTATCTGTTCCAGGGAGGCCGCCGGGAAAGTTGGAAATAGTAACCCTGGGTATTCCCAGTTCCTTAGCAATACCGGCGCCGGCATCCGGCCCGCTCTGGAGATTATCAATTATTAATTGCACACCTGCCTGCCGGCCCTTATCTACCAGTTCCTTTACCCGCTGCGGTGTAAGTTCTTCCGGACGGCCATAAGTACCTATAACCTGGAAACCGGCCCAGCGAACAAAGTCCTCTTGCTGGTCGGAGCAAAGAACTTTCAAGTTCCCCGCGCCCGCTGCCTGCAGGCGGGCCTGCGTTTCTTGTCCCACCCTGGCTGCCTGGTCAACAGCTTCCTGGGCCTTAGCCTTATAGTAATCTTTATTAGCCGGGTCTTTCTCTGCGAGTATACTGGCTACTGCCTGTAACGCCTGCTGCCATACCGGTGGTGCCATCCAGTTACCCTTTACTGCCACCGGAACTACTTCTAACTGGGGATTATTGGCGGAAGCCACCAATTCTTTGGTAAAAAGTTTACCCTGCCAGTCATGCATCAGGAAAACCCGGGCCTGGCTAAGTACGGCTACATCGGAAGGCTTGATGTCGAAGTGTCCGGGGCAGGAAGCCGGCGGGATAATATTCTTTACTTCCACCTTGTCCTTACCTACTTCCTGCACAGCAGTCATCAAAAGAGAGGTGCCGGTTACTACCTTAAGCTTATTACTCGTCTGCCGGGAATTACAACCAGTAACAACAAATAGCAAAAGGAACAGTAAAACGATATTGGCCATGAAACGAGCCATATTTCTTGAGGAAAACATAATATCGACCTCCCAAAACTTTGGAATGCAGTTCTGGCCCGGAGCCTATTCCTGGCAAACAAAAAACCATGGAAGCAGCTCCGCGCCGGCGAAGAACCTCCATGGTTCTCTTTTTACCCTGGCTACCTGCCAGGTAATTTACCCGTTAGTTATATTCGTCACTGGTTTAAAAATTCCTCCTTTGGAGGCTTCTGAACAGCAAAAAACGGCCCTTTCCCTCATTTGTGCTGATGCCCCCGCCGTCACGGCACCGCCGGTGAAAAACGTTTAATGCCCCAGTACCGGGTGAATCAAAAAATGCCTCGCATAAGAGGTTTTATCTCTCTATGCGAGGCTTTAACTATACGTGAATAAAGACTATACTTGCCAGGCTGCCTGGAAACCGCTGGAAACCGCATCAATGATTTTACCAACATTCCCAGCGTCTCCAATCACTCTTACAGGAATACCTTTATCCTCCAAAGCTTTATTAAGTTCTTTTCCTACAGGTGACTGTCCAATAGCTAATACAACCCTACGGCCGCGTATGAAGTCCTGTTTTCCTTCTTTACCAACTACAGATACACCTTCAGGAGTGAT contains:
- a CDS encoding NAD(P)H-hydrate dehydratase yields the protein MLIAGTVPVTDMPLILGRVEKEGEKLRVDGHYLPCTQGTMAMVSAALATTCHLGLEPPRVLLAGDIGTGKGSRLIYQYLIEHIEELAPRVLALHYCLPIVTLMQKLYTAVEKCRPRPVLIADAGSMYAAKAAGVAPHFDIFTPDPSEIAFLADPEAVHPAYISRHLFEDAFARVPELIKHAYANGGAAKCLLVKGAVDYIVKDGVIVDEIKEPDIPQMECIGGTGDTITGMVTAFAYAELDPDQAASISAKANRVAGQRANPTPATSVAEIIDQLPVVFRENLCSWSGICTR
- a CDS encoding DUF3343 domain-containing protein, whose translation is MVLSWLKKSLEARAGTADARGLVIFTTVEEAMKAEKVLKKAGFDCKLVAPPPDMRKGCDLALEIDLVEQTAVARTLTGRVSFMGIYPFKGEMEPLQVEKVTRFAEHIMIKLGNMKLVFDIKTGVIVNISGGGCPDIPYLYTRLVGTHLAAAPRPKDEGRTLCALMLDRALEKALEIWKGVALN
- the yedE gene encoding YedE family putative selenium transporter; amino-acid sequence: MNRVFSPKNFMIMAGFVGGALAAFMSYLGNPANMGICIACFYRDIAGALGLHRAAIVQYLRPEIMGIALGAFLSAIVFGEFRARGGSAPLVRFFLGAFFMIGALVFLGCPVRAVLRLAGGDLNAVAGLAGVVAGALVGIYFLKKGFNLGRWQSTYTAAGWLMPLFMLGLLLLAIAKPSFIFFSKEGPGAAHALLGVSLAAGLIIGFLAQRTRMCFVGGWRDLFLVKDTYLFSGIAAFFAGALVVNAILGKINIGFAGQPVAHTNQLWNFLGMALAGLTATLLGGCPLRQTVLAGEGDTDAGVVIMGMLAGAAFAHNFQIASSPQGPGPFGPTAVIIGLVFAAGVGFFMRESLD
- a CDS encoding class I SAM-dependent methyltransferase; the protein is MLTHREYFNSKADIWDSLCAPEEKAKLETIIKGLNIAPGSTVLDVGCGTGILIPYLLAAVGPAGRIVALDIAEAMLERAQSKGFPANVEFICADVVSIPYPDATFDEVICNSAFPHFPHKLKALKEMARVLKPGGRVVICHTKARETINNLHRSLGGVIAGDQIPPGNEMMGMLVAAGLTEIEIDEGLDYYLASGFKARYE
- a CDS encoding metal ABC transporter permease is translated as MCILSYKFMQEALLAGLLAGVACSLIGVFVVTMHLSFIGVSLSHAAFAGALFATWLGFEPLLGAILFSLIGAAVIGPLADRGEFNLDTPIGIIFSITMGLAFLFMGLLPGPKTQALELLWGSILTVTTADLWLLAVVTIIVTGLVVMFFKEIQAVIFHREMARAVGIPADAIFYSILFLTGATVTASLRSIGGLLIFNLILNPAAAAYQLTYSLKRMFFLAALFGVLSCWAGLGVSYILDVPSGAAIVLTSAVIFVLATIFSPKRKVKQWQENE
- a CDS encoding metal ABC transporter ATP-binding protein, whose product is MVPVVIKIKNAVVSYREDVALRGVSLEVKAGELIGIIGPNGAGKTTLLTLVNGLGHLLQGEVWVLGHNLARGCPAALRSKIGYVPQLPAIDPRMPVTAREVVMMGRYGRLGFFRRPGPGDWQVVDRMLELVGMTALAGRPIGHLSGGEQQRVAIARALAQEPSILLLDEPTASLDRRAQQQILQLVQRIHKERNLTTLMVTHSLTGLTELCDRLVLMKKGRIWKTGNPEELLQDRVLEQLF
- a CDS encoding metal ABC transporter substrate-binding protein yields the protein MFSSRNMARFMANIVLLFLLLFVVTGCNSRQTSNKLKVVTGTSLLMTAVQEVGKDKVEVKNIIPPASCPGHFDIKPSDVAVLSQARVFLMHDWQGKLFTKELVASANNPQLEVVPVAVKGNWMAPPVWQQALQAVASILAEKDPANKDYYKAKAQEAVDQAARVGQETQARLQAAGAGNLKVLCSDQQEDFVRWAGFQVIGTYGRPEELTPQRVKELVDKGRQAGVQLIIDNLQSGPDAGAGIAKELGIPRVTISNFPGGLPGTDKWDQALQKNVELLLAALPK